Within the Erigeron canadensis isolate Cc75 chromosome 6, C_canadensis_v1, whole genome shotgun sequence genome, the region GCCATTACTATGCATTAGCAATGGCTTCATTGATGCATTTCAACTTAGTTGCTactatttttctctttttcctcATACCACTTGAGGCCACTACTCGCCACCAACACCAGCACCATCATCATGGACTCAAATCTCTCCATTTTTCACTTTACCAACATGAAACCATAAACAAGACCGGTTTCTTTATTGTAAACGGAGTAACAGGGCCTCCAGTTAGCCAGACCACGACTCCATTTGGGACCCTGTTTGTCTTTCAGGATCCCTTAACGCTCAAACCAAACTATACTTCCAAAGTTGTTGGAAGAGCCGAAGGAACCTCAATAACTTCTGGACTAGACGGTCTTCGAAGCATCTCTATTGCTAAAATCACTATGAATGTGAAAAAACACAAAGGGTCAATATCCATTGTTGGTGGTACTCATAACATCAAGCCTTCAAATCACCCTGTTGTTGGGGGCACTGGTGATTTTTTGTTTGTTCAAGGTTATGTGACGTCATCTCCAGTTGATCTGGTAGGAATAACCGTTACTTACAAGATTGAGTTTCATCTTTATTGGCCTCCTTATGCATCTTTGAAggcataaagcttttacaatAGCAGATTCTTGAACGTCTGGCTTCGTATTTCTATTTCAGATAGAAGGATCATTACCTAGTGATGTGTTATCTTTGTTGTTTGATTATGTTTTACTACAGCGAGAAATAAGACAGGATGTCACGTCTAAATTACTATAAGCAAGAGTCCACAAGAATATCGTTGGTACTAAACAAACGATCATGGGTGGTAAAGAATTGTCACCGATTTCGTTCATCTGAGTGTCTATAATTTCTGTTTTCATAGTCAATTTTCTATATAATTGAGTAAATTAGGATTATGATTACGTTTTATTTAGTAAATGTGAACAGAATATATGGAACTATAAAAACACAAAGAGTCATATAGACTAAAAATGTCGTTCACAAGATCAACTACTATTGGAAAAACGATTGCAATTTGGACCAAGAAATCAAAGCTTTcatcattaaaaatatagaagctgtttgactttttttagtcAAACAAGtcacaaaaagaataaaattcaTTGCCAATacttat harbors:
- the LOC122606333 gene encoding dirigent protein 19-like, producing the protein MASLMHFNLVATIFLFFLIPLEATTRHQHQHHHHGLKSLHFSLYQHETINKTGFFIVNGVTGPPVSQTTTPFGTLFVFQDPLTLKPNYTSKVVGRAEGTSITSGLDGLRSISIAKITMNVKKHKGSISIVGGTHNIKPSNHPVVGGTGDFLFVQGYVTSSPVDLVGITVTYKIEFHLYWPPYASLKA